CCGCATTTATAACAAATTACAAAAACCTTAAAAATTTATTATTTGTCATTTCAAGTGATATGACAAGCGTCCATGGGGATAAACACACACAACATTGTAACAATGGAATATTAATGCTTTCCAAACAACACTTTTTTGCTGTCAATAAAGGACTACTACTGCAAGGGATGTAAAATGTGTGTAGATTTGGCTTTCCACTAGAATTTTATCCTGACATGTTATGATTATCTTATGCTATGTAATAAGAAGCCCATGTGACAAACTATTCACCCTAAAAAACCCTCACTTACATTGTATCCGTACACTTATTGATCATCACAACTTAATTTTATTCTCTTTTTAAGACAAACGCTGCCTGTATTAGTTTTAAAAAATCAACTAAACTGCCATCTGCCATATATTACATCACTAAATTACTTTGCTGATTAAGGTATCACTTACCTTTGTAATAACATTATGTAATAGAAGTACCCAGGTATCACTGCAATGAACTGGTTCCTCAGTAAAGCATCCACTGCCTTCTTTGCTACATAATCTGGTGAATGGGGTCCAAAAGGAAACTTTATGCCTTTAAACATTCCAGTATTAATCCAACCAGGACACACACAGGTGACATGAATACCACTTTTCTTCATCACTAACAATTCTGTCCTCAGGGAATCACTAAAACTAACTGCGGCTGCTTTAGAGGCACAGTAAGCAGCCGCCTTGGCCGTCCCTTTATATGCTGCTACTGAAGCAACATTTAGGATATAGCCGTAGTTATTCTCCAACATCCAAGGCAGAAAAGACTTGACAATCTGAAGTAAAAGAGAAtgttgtttgcatctgaacttcTTTAATAATTATCAACACTACAATTAAcactattaacactaattgcTACAAGTTGTTTACATAAACACATACCCAGTAATGTGCAACTGTGTTTACCATTAGAACCTTTTCAAATTTTGTAGGGTCAATCTCCATGATGCTTTTGCCAGCTACGATTCCAGCATTGTTAACAATCACTGATATATTGCCCACTTCTTTCTTGACCTTCTCCGCCATTCTGAACACAGCTTCTCTGTCTGAGCAATCGCACAAATAAGGATAGGCGTGTGCACCGTAGCTGGCTACCTCGTCAGCTACAGCTCGAACGCTCTCTTCGTTGATGTCCCATAGTACCAGAGATGATCCAAGTTTAGCAAAGGTTACAGCTAGCGAGCGACCAAGCCCACTGCCTGCTCCTGTTATCAAGACTAGTTCGGCGTTCAAATCTTGTGCCTTGGGATTTTTAAACAGCCCTGTTGGCAAACAGAATGTTAATAAGTTCCATAGAACAATCAGAAGTACTTTAACCAGTGCAATAACACCCTTCATAACAAAGTTCAAAGCGTTGATCATTTTTAACGAGTGTCACTGATTGACACTCTGACACTCTGACACTTCAACTCGTATTGTTTCCAAATAGAGCCCGCCAAACAACGTACAGGATTCGATTGTGGTAATTTACATCAGCAAGGACAGTGTCAGTCATGTATTCCAGCATACTATTCAGAAGTTTTAGCAGATTACTGCGTGTTAACATACCAGATAGAACCTTATATTTTATGAATTCGCCTGCTGTAACCCATTCTAAGGTTAAGCTAATTCGATCCAACTGTAAGTTCAACTCCACCGAATCTACTAGTGCCAAGGTGGTTGAAGTAGAAGAATTGCAGACTGATACTCCAGGTATCCTCGAACTGCATCATTTACTACtcaatttgccttccttctttTTCAGGAATATTTGTGATTGCTTTAAACAGGCCACCGGCTGCAAAGAATGCTATAAATAGAAATCTTGCACTTCAGGTATGTAGCAACTGAACTAACAAGAGCTATTCTTCTATGGTTTCCACAATATCTGAGCTGCAGATCTATGGTTGCAACAGAGCTATGGTAACTGCACTAATGTCAATTTGATTATTAGTGTAAATAGTTTGATGGGGATATGGCTCCAGTTTAGGCAAAGGAGTGTTTCAGTGTATGCCAATTGACAAAACTTACATTTTTCCTGGGCTATATTTCCCTTACTACCACTTGGATTACCACATATAAGGTTgcttctctgtttcccgtccactgccCGCATCTGTTCACTATCAGCACTACAAGTATTCCATTATTCCGATTCTTCCCTGCATGGTGTatagttaaaaataattttgtaaaatgTCAGCTAACGTGTCAGTGTGCTATCGAGTCAGCACAAATTTACTATACCTGCTGCCTAAATTAAGATGGAGATACAAGCTTAAGTATTCTTTTATACAGTCTCCTATGGCTGTGTTCAGGCAAATAGTGGCTAGAAAAGCAACTACCTACACTGCCCCTGTGCATTGAaaatttacaaatcacataattatgttatcaCAGGGGTATGGAGTatcatgaatgctctattagagtgttttaacgTTATCCAATTATAGCTGTTGCTAATGAAAGAGTGGTAGTTCTTACAAAATTTTAGCAGTAGTGTCAGTGCAGAACAAGAGAAGGGGTGTCAAATGCCTATACTATGtagtttgtaattgtttggCATGACCACTATAACAAGTGCCAAGATAGTAGCATATACTTAAGCACAGTGCTGAAACGTATCCAACAACCATCCTTTTAATACTACTACATGGGTGATGaacaccacaggtactacaaacacaccaagtttcgtcaaaatccaagaggtaaccgtaaattccttgttgatttggcACAAAATGAATAACCAAATATGTATTCACATCCTCTAGTAGCTACCCAGCAagtcaaaaataaataaaattttcatttacacctgactgttttattggagtGTATATGAGTGCTCTGTTGATGTTTACGAATGCAGGAGCTGAAGTCTTTTCTGAGATGGAGTGGGAATACTACGTATATTTCCCTAAATTCTCTTCACTTTGCTGCTATGTACTTTTGACTGCTTGCACAATACTCAACAGTCTGCAATCATCTTAGCAGTCTTTTTAAAGGATCATACTATTTATATTTATTCAGACCTGCTGCATCCATAAAACAATTAATCTTTATGACACATTTACTAAAAGACTGGATACTTCATGAATCATTAGATATGCTTTAGGGTGGGCAAATTTAGAGGGCATATGTAGGATACATTTTCCCACAATACTTGCTCAATGAGATTTCCAAGGTAACCTATAGATCagtcaagtactctaatagagcagtcacttactagGACAATCGTTACGTGTTTAAATTAAAACTACTCAGCAAAGTCTTGAGAATCAATAATAGCACTGATCTATAAGGCCAATAATATTTTGAACATCTTATATACATTATAAAATATAGCCTGGCACACTGCTAACACTACAGTTTGTAAAAATTGTCAATCTTTAATGTGTTTTAAAACACTTGAGATATTTTTCATTTCAGTCAATTTTAGCCACTAATCAGGTATTCCACCTTGTTCCTCTGCAAAATCCTGAATCTACCTCTGAATTTTGCACtcactacccccccccccccccccctcctcccTCCTCAACTCCTTATAGTGGAGTGGGTTCCAATACCTGTATCGCATCAGTGGTAAAACCTCAGTGTAGTAACCATATATGTCATGTAGGTACGTAGCTAAGGTGTAATCCATATGTGCACTTGTAAAACCAAACTATAGAGGTcattacagtggtccctccataaTCCCAACTCATTGGGCTTGGGTGTGTTCAataagcccatacatttatatacagagctcagttaaaattTAATACAACATACTTTAGGcaaaatactataatagaacagtcacttccacaGTTTGGATAACAGAAAATTCAGATAATTGATGGCCAAAAAACTGGAGGGACTACTGTAGGAGGTTTTATTAGCTAATGAGGTTTCGCTGTAGAAGTATTACTTAAATAAACACCTACTTATAGATGGAGTCAGCAGTCAAAAGTATTCAGACCAGCAGCAATACAAGGGTGGTGATTTTAAAGAGTAACATTCGCGGAATCTTTTGTGTGGGAGCTGACTTGAAAGAGAGAACAATGATGAAGGAAGAAGACATTGCTCCTTTCTTATCACGAGCCAGGCAAGTGGTTGCTGACATGTCAGACCTTCCAGTTCCTGTAATAGCAGCTATTGATGGTATTGCACTGGGTGGTGGTCTGGAAATTGCACTTGGGTGTGACATGAGGATTGCGGGTAAATGATACCATCTCCATTGTGTTAATGCTATTTCAGTATGTATAATGTTCAGCTGATGATGCTAAGATTGGTCTAGTAGAAACAAGACTTGCTGTTATTCCTGGGGGAGGTATAGTACAAGTCATGACTGTGACAGTTGGtatcaatttaaaattttcttgTTTCACAGGAGGGACACAGCGGTTACCGAGGCTAATAGGAATTGCTAAAGCCAAGGAGATGATATTTTGTGCTAAAGTGTTATCTGGTAAAGAAGCACTGGAGATTGGACTAGCAGAATATTCTGTAGAACAAAATGAAGATGGCAACGCTGCTTATCTTAAAGCTATTGAGCTCGCCAGAGAAATAGCTAACAAGGTTTGTGTCATGACAAGGGGCAGTGGAAACAGTAGGGAGGGTTTGAGGGACCTCCTCCCctcaacacacacacgcacgcacgcacacacacacactgagtTATCTAATAGAGTGATCAACTCTCTGATAGCAACCACATATTATCTCTTAAGTAGCTCCTAAATTACAACACGATGAAAATAGTCTTTTGTAATTGTTTCTTGGGAAGGGGAGCGGCGGCAAATCCCTAGAATGTATGCCAAATTGTTAGCCATCCACTCTACTCTTCCACTGTCTCTGTGTCATGACAAATATAATGTTTAACCAAACAACAAAAATGCCTTGTAACTTAATACACACTGTGATATTCCAAAGGTGATATCAACTGACACATATCCCAAAAAAAATTATCAAAAGCTTTTCTACACTTTTAAATATAATCCATGACTTAACTgggtacatacatagctacccTACTTTCTGCTTAGTACATTGCATGAAATCATCGATAATAGAGCCAAGTTTCATAGGCTCATATCTGATGAAATTGTGAATACCAGATTTTTAATAAACTGATTTACTGGGATAACTTTGTGCATAGAACGGAAATACTTGCACCATCTATTCTCTGTCAAGTTTACTATGTTGCTCTAGATCTTGTCTGATATTTATACCTAAGGCCATGCAAAGTTAATTGTATGTTTCTGGTgctaccaattccccaaaattgaccaggtatcagacattttttcttcttttgcaaCTCTATACTTACATTTGACATAACAGTACATGAAATTATAAGGAAAAACTAAGTTAttgtataaagttagtgcatctttataagaaaagagtgtttacaagatATGAAAACCTTTAACAGAtataaaatatattattatatggtGATTGTGcgattcattcagcaaaaaaaaacgaccaggaagggaaccagaaacatataaaatTCTCCTGGCTTAAACCTGCTGGGAAACtagactacagtggaacctctctttacggacattttgggacctgGCCacttgttgggaccaaaatttttgtccttatgcagttatggaggtttttttctATCAAATTgattaattcggggagtttgttaggagaggttccactgtacctatCAAAGGGCAGTTTCAGAGGTCCCTATGAACCTCAGTCTTACCCCTGAAAAAGGACTAGCTACCTCCTTCAGCTGTCGTTAAACTGAGCTTATAAATAATACTCTAGTCTAGATCTCATTCTAAGCTAAAAGAGAGTGTATAATTTCGAGCTCTAGTTCATACATCACACGATCGACTCTACAAGTAGCGTCTTCGCCATTATTTCTACTTCAAACCTCTCGAGGACAATGATGTTTTCTAAATAGAGCGCATTAAGCACCACTAgaaggatcgattgtggtttcaaAACGAATCGGAGACAATGTATTCGCGTTTTCTGTTTAAAAATGTAGGTAGTTGCCTTAGAAACAGCGTGTTACGTGTCACCATGCCAAATCGAAATTTGTACTTCACGTCTGTGGTTGCTGCAGCTCGCTCTGCTCCCAACATAATTCGTTTCAACTCCACAGAAGTTGCTAACGACTTTGACGTAGACGAACTGCAGGATGACGCCCCAGGTAAACTAGTCCTGAATAATTCCTTAAGTGTATCATAATGCTTGTTGACTCATTTCGTAGGAATTGTCGTATTTGCCTTGAACAGGCCAGCTGCAAAGAACTCCATTGGGAAAAAATTGCTACTACAGGTAGGCTGATTCAATATATGTTTACGGTATCTGTGGCTGAATCGTGTGATTGATTCCCAGAAATTTCTGGGGCTCCACTGTTGTGCACCATCTCATTTAAATCTGTCATCCCTTCCTGTTAGATGGAGTCAGCAATAAGCAACATGAGAACTAACAGTAACGCAAGGGTGGTGATATTAAAGAGTAACGTTCGTGGAGTGTTCTGTGCTGGAGCTGACTTAAAGGAAAGAAGAACTATGAAGGAAGAGGATGTTGGTCCCTTTGTTGCACGAGCTAGACAAACTATTACTGACATGGCTGAGCTACCAGTTCCTGTTATA
This portion of the Dysidea avara chromosome 12, odDysAvar1.4, whole genome shotgun sequence genome encodes:
- the LOC136239792 gene encoding epidermal retinol dehydrogenase 2-like is translated as MINALNFVMKGVIALVKVLLIVLWNLLTFCLPTGLFKNPKAQDLNAELVLITGAGSGLGRSLAVTFAKLGSSLVLWDINEESVRAVADEVASYGAHAYPYLCDCSDREAVFRMAEKVKKEVGNISVIVNNAGIVAGKSIMEIDPTKFEKVLMVNTVAHYWIVKSFLPWMLENNYGYILNVASVAAYKGTAKAAAYCASKAAAVSFSDSLRTELLVMKKSGIHVTCVCPGWINTGMFKGIKFPFGPHSPDYVAKKAVDALLRNQFIAVIPGYFYYIMLLQSILPTKAVDIIGEFLGTNRAMDTFVGNQKSE
- the LOC136239791 gene encoding methylglutaconyl-CoA hydratase, mitochondrial-like isoform X1, with the protein product MYSSILFRSFSRLLRVNIPDRTLYFMNSPAVTHSKVKLIRSNCKFNSTESTSAKVVEVEELQTDTPGIFVIALNRPPAAKNAINRNLALQMESAVKSIQTSSNTRVVILKSNIRGIFCVGADLKERTMMKEEDIAPFLSRARQVVADMSDLPVPVIAAIDGIALGGGLEIALGCDMRIAADDAKIGLVETRLAVIPGGGGTQRLPRLIGIAKAKEMIFCAKVLSGKEALEIGLAEYSVEQNEDGNAAYLKAIELAREIANKGPVAIKLAKKAINTGAQTDLSTALKVEESCYAQVIPTEDRLEGLKAFQEKRPPQYKGK